Genomic segment of Myxococcus stipitatus:
TGTCCTCGCAGTGTTTCATCCGCGTGCCGCTCCTCACGTAGCGCCACATCATGCGAGGCGCGCAGGGCCTCCCGCTCCCGCACGAGGGCTTCCCGCCGCGCGGCCTTCTCCAGGGCCTCGGCGAGCACGCTCTCCCTCGCCGCCATGTCCGCCAGGGTCGCCGCGGGCGTGAGCCCCGCCTCGATGGCGGAGGCGAGCAGCTCCCGATGCAGCAACTCCTCCCGCGCCGCCAGCCCCGCGAGCACCGCGCGCTGCCGCTCCTCCTCCTGCCGCCGCTCCAGTCGGCGAGCCTCGCGCGCGCTCTGCGCATCGTCTCGCGCCGCCTCCACGCGGCGCCGGGCCATCTCCAGCAGGCCCGTCAGCAGGAGTCCACCTCCAAGCCCCAGCCCTCCCGCGATGAGCCCACCCAACCACCACGCGCCCACCGCGAGCGCCACCGCTACGAAGGCCGCGACGGGCACCCACCACAGCGGAATCACGACCGCCGGTGTCTCGGGCTCCACCTCCTGACCCCGCAGGCCCTCCAGCCGCCGCCGGGCCTCCTCCTTCTGCTCCCCCAGCCGCTCCAGGTCCCCGCGCACGCCGCGCATCCGCGACAGTCCCGCCTGCTGATGACGCACCTGCGTCGGCCGAGCCTCCGGGAGGCTCGCGAGCTCCTCCTCCATGCAAAGGAGCGCGTCGTCCATCCGCTCCCGCTCCAGTCGTGCTCGCCCCAGCGCGCTCCCCGCTTCCCTCCGCCCCAGCTCCTCCACCTCCAGCCTCGAGGCCACGGACTCCAGCCCCGCGCGAGCCCCCGCGCTCAAGTCCAGCGCGAGCAGCCGAGGCCCATCCACATCGAGCCCCAGCTCCTCCAGCGCGGACTCCACCTGCCGCCGCTTCATCCCCAGCGCGGCCCTCCGCGCGGGCAGCGCGCGAATCAACTCCGAGCGCTCCGAGAACGCGGCCACCGCCGCGCGCGATGCCTCCTCCCGTCCCCGCACCGGCGAGGCCACGGACAGCCGCTCCAGCTCCGCCTCCGTGGACGCCAGCCGCTCCGCGAGCCGCGCCACCTCCGCGCGATAGCTCTTGCCGCGGTGAAGCACATCCTCCAGCCGAGCCTCACCCCCCTCGGGGAACGTACCCAGCACGGGCAGCGTCTCCAGCTCCGCGCGCGCCGCCGCCAGCGCCGTCACCTCGCCCAGCGCGGACTCCAGGCGCTCCAGGCGCTCCAGCTCCCGACGCTCCTCCTGGACACGCGCCTCCAGCACGCGCGACTCGACGCCCAGCGCCTCCAGCTTGTCGCGCATCGCGAAGTAGAGCGCGGGCCGGTTGCCCTCCTGGCGAAGCCGCTCCTGCACCTCCTCCAGCTCGCGCAGCTTCACGTTCAGCTCGGGGTTCACTCCGGCCGGCTTGTAGAGCTGCTCCGCGTTCTTCCGCAGCAGCGTCATCGCCTCTGGCAGACGCCGCGCCCCGCGCATGCTCGCGGCCACCAGCGCCTCCGAGGCCCCGCGCGCCTCGGTGAGCTGCTCGAAGCTCGCCAGCTCCTCCAGCCGGAAGGCGAAGACATCGAAGAACAGCTCCCGCGTGACGTGTCCGCGCGCTTCCTTCAGCCGCTCCTCGGACAGGGGCTCTCCTTGCGGCCCCAGCACCGTCACGCTCTCGGACTTCTTCCCTCGCGCCGTCGCCATGCGACGCACCGTCAGCGGGCCCGTCGCCGTGAGCAGCCGGAGCTCTCCGCCCGAGGACGTGTCCTCGTCGGCGGGCGCGTAGCGCTCGGGATGTCCTCGCTTCTCGAAGCCGAAGAGCATGGCGCGCAGGAAGGCCAGCAGCGTGCTCTTGCCCGCCTCGTTGGGGCCGTAGAGCAGATGCAGCCCGGGCCCCAGCTCCAGCGCGTAGTCCGAGAAGTGTCCGAACCGCCGCACGCGCAGCGTGTCGATGCGAAGCCCTGGCTTCATGCGCCCTCCTCTTCGTGAAGTGCCTCGACGCTCAACTGGCTCGCGCGAGTCACCCACTCCTTCCTCGGCGCCTCCAACACATCCACGCCCAGCCGCTTCAGTCGCTGTCCCAGGCTCCCCAGCGCTTCCTCTTCCCACAGCCGCGCGAGGGCCACCGGGTCCGCTTCCAGCGCACGTGCCTCCTCCAGCAACGTGCGCGCGAAGCCGCCCTCCACCTGGAGCGCCTCCCAGTCCAGCTCGGGGCGGCTCCCATCGCGCAACGACTCCAGCAGCACCGGCGGATGGACGGACGCCAGCCGCGCGCGCAGGTCCGCCTCCAGCTGCGCCAGTGCCCCAGGCCGCGCGAGCTCACGGTGCAGCGGCCCGCGACCCGTGAGCACCAGGCGCACCGCGTGGCCCTCCAGCTCGCGGGCACACGCGGCTTCCACCACTTCTCCCGCGAGGGACAGGAGGCCATCCAACGTGCCCACGCCCGTCAGCGGCACCTCCAGCCGATGCCAGCGCACCGTGTCCACCGGCACGAAGCGCCGCCGCATGCCGCCGTCCTCCACCTCCACCAGCACGCAGCCGCGCTCCCCCGTCTCCAGCACATGCCGGCCCTGCGGATTGCCCGGGTACACCGCGAGGCCCCCGCCGGGCAGCACCACCTCGCTCCGCGTGTGCACGTGTCCCAGCGCCCAGTAGTCCAGGCCCCGCGAGTCCAACCCCGAGGGCGTGCAGGGGGCGTAGTTGGCGTGCCCCTCCGCGCCGCCCAGGTTGGCGTGCAGCAGGCCCACGCTGAAGTCATTGCTGGTGCGGCGGAAGCGCGCGGACAGGTCATCGCGCACCTCGACGTCGGGATAGGAGATGCCCTGCACGCGGCACAGCCGGAGGCCCTCGCGCCGCACCTCCGCCTCCTCCCAGTCGGGGCCGAACACCTTCACGGAGGAGGGCAGGCCCAGCGTCCCCGTGTCGCCGCTGAGGGGATCATGATTGCCGTGGACGATGAAGCTGCCGATGCCCGCGTCATGCAGCCGGCCCAGCTCGCGCCGCAGCACCAGCCGCGCGCGCACCGAGCGGTCCTTCACCTCGAACAGGTCCCCGGCCAGCAGCAGGAAGGCGACGCGCTCGCGCAGACACAGGTCGATGATGCGCGAGAGCGCGCGGAAGGTGGATTCCTGGAAGCGCGTCAGCAGGGGGCCTTGGGCGGCCACGCCTCGGAAGGGGGTGTCCAGGTGCAGGTCGGCGGCGTGGACGAACTTGAAGTGCATGGCGGGGCTCGCACCGTACCTGATGCACGGCTCCGCGCTTGTATGCCAGCCCGCAGCGACCGCGTGCTGCCCGACACATGCATGCCCCGTCGATGGGGCCGCGTCGAGCCGTCACCACAGTCGCTGTCGCGTGCGTGACAGGGCTCTACCCA
This window contains:
- a CDS encoding AAA family ATPase, encoding MKPGLRIDTLRVRRFGHFSDYALELGPGLHLLYGPNEAGKSTLLAFLRAMLFGFEKRGHPERYAPADEDTSSGGELRLLTATGPLTVRRMATARGKKSESVTVLGPQGEPLSEERLKEARGHVTRELFFDVFAFRLEELASFEQLTEARGASEALVAASMRGARRLPEAMTLLRKNAEQLYKPAGVNPELNVKLRELEEVQERLRQEGNRPALYFAMRDKLEALGVESRVLEARVQEERRELERLERLESALGEVTALAAARAELETLPVLGTFPEGGEARLEDVLHRGKSYRAEVARLAERLASTEAELERLSVASPVRGREEASRAAVAAFSERSELIRALPARRAALGMKRRQVESALEELGLDVDGPRLLALDLSAGARAGLESVASRLEVEELGRREAGSALGRARLERERMDDALLCMEEELASLPEARPTQVRHQQAGLSRMRGVRGDLERLGEQKEEARRRLEGLRGQEVEPETPAVVIPLWWVPVAAFVAVALAVGAWWLGGLIAGGLGLGGGLLLTGLLEMARRRVEAARDDAQSAREARRLERRQEEERQRAVLAGLAAREELLHRELLASAIEAGLTPAATLADMAARESVLAEALEKAARREALVREREALRASHDVALREERHADETLRGHETRHASLSAELTACLSSRCFPPGLPPSAALALWRDASALRQRWQDVGAEEAALVVDEDACEGVITRLRTLATELFATTEPRPLDGAQRAPGHGPSMSRDSAESFPMESPPRDGGSQPAQRATSNGPLFPRASAESLPVESLALRVSAALDAAREQEAERRTVVERHRELREEKARLDELSRAEEAALASLLAEGGGGDEESFRRHARQARRASELTHHARELAHRIEARTGLSDAEARESLRALGGETGLRVTLGQLRASHTQAQAQARQLLTEQGATRNQLEQWENDDLLSRLRIQEETLRAKVAELATRYAEDKLALALLSQARRRFEEEQQPRVVQLASEHFTLLTAGRYRRVFIPAGDERELRVSDGQRDWSAAQLSRGTREQLYLAFRLAVVRDFAETRGALPLIVDDVLVNFDPLRARAAIHLLAQLSEHQQVIAFTCHPWLRELFEAEGARLQHLETRDTPSALRAG
- a CDS encoding DNA repair exonuclease, which produces MHFKFVHAADLHLDTPFRGVAAQGPLLTRFQESTFRALSRIIDLCLRERVAFLLLAGDLFEVKDRSVRARLVLRRELGRLHDAGIGSFIVHGNHDPLSGDTGTLGLPSSVKVFGPDWEEAEVRREGLRLCRVQGISYPDVEVRDDLSARFRRTSNDFSVGLLHANLGGAEGHANYAPCTPSGLDSRGLDYWALGHVHTRSEVVLPGGGLAVYPGNPQGRHVLETGERGCVLVEVEDGGMRRRFVPVDTVRWHRLEVPLTGVGTLDGLLSLAGEVVEAACARELEGHAVRLVLTGRGPLHRELARPGALAQLEADLRARLASVHPPVLLESLRDGSRPELDWEALQVEGGFARTLLEEARALEADPVALARLWEEEALGSLGQRLKRLGVDVLEAPRKEWVTRASQLSVEALHEEEGA